In Candidatus Poribacteria bacterium, one genomic interval encodes:
- a CDS encoding mandelate racemase/muconate lactonizing enzyme family protein, translating to MKITDLKCTVLGTNPVVRITTDEGISGLGQVAGRKHYLKPHIMFYKDFIVGEDPTDVEQVMMRIRKGGSFKPWGTSVSTIEMALWDIAGKAAGVPVYKLLGGKIRDKVRVYNGAVRFPMDGKSPEAYAANMEKMKASPEGFTIIKQGVAFHSEMPSQVPDYFYGEVQTGRFARTSGPLTECGLKYTIDCIQAMKDVLGDDVGLALDCGPGLTVPDAIRLAQAVEPLNVMWLEDMITGDYVPYVLADLYRDVTQSTSTPIHTGEQIYLRQNFKDLIEKRAVDVIGPDPGDIGGIAELKWVAEYADMHGILMAPHGIFIGLIGLAALVQVSATLPQNYIAFECPVGNPKWWYDIVEGLPDPIVQDGFITVWDTPGMGVELNEEATRQYLPEGDEDFFD from the coding sequence ATGAAAATTACGGACCTTAAATGCACTGTCTTGGGCACCAATCCTGTGGTTCGCATAACAACCGACGAAGGAATCAGTGGGCTGGGACAGGTAGCGGGTAGAAAACACTACCTGAAACCTCATATTATGTTTTACAAGGATTTCATAGTCGGGGAAGATCCTACGGACGTGGAACAGGTCATGATGCGGATCCGCAAAGGCGGTAGTTTTAAGCCGTGGGGCACTTCAGTAAGTACGATAGAGATGGCACTCTGGGACATCGCCGGCAAGGCAGCGGGTGTTCCGGTCTACAAGCTGCTGGGTGGCAAAATCCGGGACAAAGTTCGGGTCTATAATGGTGCGGTCAGGTTTCCAATGGACGGAAAGTCCCCGGAAGCCTACGCTGCGAATATGGAAAAGATGAAAGCCTCCCCCGAAGGTTTCACCATTATTAAGCAGGGAGTTGCATTCCATAGCGAAATGCCAAGTCAGGTGCCGGATTACTTCTACGGTGAAGTGCAGACAGGGCGTTTTGCAAGGACCAGCGGTCCCTTGACTGAGTGCGGGTTGAAATATACAATTGATTGTATTCAGGCGATGAAGGATGTTTTAGGCGACGATGTCGGACTCGCTTTGGACTGTGGACCCGGATTGACAGTTCCCGACGCGATAAGGCTTGCGCAGGCTGTGGAACCGTTAAACGTGATGTGGCTTGAAGACATGATTACTGGGGACTATGTGCCGTACGTTTTAGCGGATCTTTACCGAGACGTAACGCAAAGCACATCGACACCCATCCACACCGGCGAGCAGATCTATCTCCGACAGAACTTCAAAGACCTAATCGAGAAACGTGCTGTGGATGTAATCGGTCCCGATCCAGGTGATATCGGTGGTATCGCAGAACTGAAGTGGGTTGCGGAATATGCAGACATGCACGGCATTCTTATGGCACCCCACGGGATATTCATTGGACTCATCGGTCTTGCTGCCCTCGTTCAGGTGTCGGCGACCTTGCCTCAGAATTATATCGCTTTCGAGTGTCCGGTCGGAAACCCCAAGTGGTGGTACGATATCGTCGAAGGGCTGCCAGATCCTATCGTTCAGGACGGATTCATCACCGTTTGGGACACGCCCGGCATGGGTGTCGAACTCAACGAGGAAGCCACAAGGCAATATCTTCCTGAAGGCGACGAAGACTTTTTCGATTAA
- a CDS encoding Gfo/Idh/MocA family oxidoreductase — translation MKKVRIGVIGCGAIAQVHHLPNLKALQDEFEVPIVCDVSQGAAAYVAETFSIPRYVTDYRDLLASDVDAVLLCHSDPKTRVAVAAFNAGKHVFIEKPMCFSIQEADAIGAACQASGKVGQAGYMKVHDPAFELAKREVDTMDDVRFVQANHLHCGNELHLQNFRIKRFDDIPPDAMVEAGEDGAKARHDAIGDISGDAGSAFSTLSGSGIHDLYGFRALLGVPEAVASTELWNGGRGITTILEYPNEVRLVYTWAAIPGLWDFKETLEVYGDTKRVIVKYPTGFSRGILSTVTVHEIEADGTTVLKEPAIVWESAFSREIRHFHACITEGIPCRTSVVDARNDIALIINIVKSYTEHARIPSDW, via the coding sequence ATGAAAAAAGTCCGTATCGGTGTTATTGGCTGTGGGGCAATTGCTCAGGTCCATCATCTACCCAACTTAAAAGCACTTCAGGACGAATTTGAGGTGCCTATCGTCTGCGATGTGTCGCAGGGTGCTGCAGCGTATGTTGCCGAGACCTTCAGTATCCCTCGCTACGTGACGGATTATCGCGATCTCCTCGCATCCGATGTAGATGCGGTGCTGCTCTGCCACTCTGATCCAAAGACGAGAGTCGCCGTGGCAGCGTTCAATGCAGGCAAGCATGTCTTCATTGAGAAACCGATGTGTTTCTCTATTCAGGAAGCGGATGCTATCGGTGCTGCGTGTCAGGCATCGGGCAAGGTTGGTCAAGCGGGCTACATGAAAGTGCACGATCCCGCGTTTGAGTTAGCAAAACGTGAGGTCGATACGATGGACGATGTCCGGTTTGTTCAGGCAAACCACCTCCACTGTGGCAACGAGCTGCATCTCCAAAATTTCCGAATCAAGCGGTTCGATGACATTCCACCAGATGCGATGGTTGAGGCGGGTGAAGATGGAGCGAAAGCGCGCCACGATGCTATCGGAGATATATCTGGCGATGCTGGGAGTGCCTTCTCTACACTCTCAGGCAGCGGCATCCATGATCTCTACGGCTTCCGTGCCCTGCTTGGTGTGCCGGAGGCGGTAGCCAGTACTGAGTTGTGGAACGGCGGGCGCGGTATCACTACGATACTTGAATATCCAAACGAAGTACGCCTCGTTTATACGTGGGCAGCTATCCCCGGCTTGTGGGACTTCAAGGAAACGCTGGAGGTTTACGGCGATACCAAGCGTGTGATTGTCAAATACCCCACAGGGTTTTCGCGCGGCATCCTCTCTACCGTCACGGTGCATGAGATCGAAGCGGACGGCACAACGGTTCTGAAGGAGCCTGCAATAGTGTGGGAGAGCGCGTTCAGTCGTGAAATCCGCCATTTCCATGCGTGCATCACCGAGGGAATCCCCTGTCGTACATCGGTTGTTGATGCCCGAAACGATATCGCGCTTATTATTAACATCGTTAAGTCCTACACCGAACATGCACGAATTCCGAGTGACTGGTAG
- a CDS encoding Gfo/Idh/MocA family oxidoreductase, whose product MAKIRLGVIGAGGIVCRLHLPALVDGEDFEVAVLGGRREHRLKHQCEQFNIPHWTQDYDSIIADDSLDAILVGTPHPLHVSWGVKALDSGKHVLMQKPLCGEMDEANQFVEATERSRLTVMCLPHASASIGKARQLLAEGAIGRVSGARFRSSHGGPEIYYAEIRDIFGEKDDDLWFFDAKRASVGALFDMGVYAVSGLVTMLGTFKRVTGFVATFDKPTELEDVATLVLEMESGGIVTAETSWCDPARTWGASIHGTAGKLTLPGEDGAALSQWTPTSYTRETAPVDLKAIDCSDADLGDMHTHFAECIRDGKQPPLSHVYAARHVTEILLAGMASARTGSAVELTTRADS is encoded by the coding sequence ATGGCGAAAATTAGATTGGGTGTCATTGGTGCGGGTGGCATTGTTTGTCGGCTGCATCTGCCTGCCCTCGTTGACGGAGAGGACTTCGAGGTTGCTGTGCTTGGTGGTAGACGGGAACATCGGCTCAAGCACCAATGTGAGCAGTTCAACATCCCTCACTGGACGCAGGACTACGATTCGATTATCGCAGATGACTCGCTCGACGCTATCTTGGTTGGTACGCCACACCCACTCCATGTGTCTTGGGGAGTTAAGGCACTGGATTCAGGGAAGCATGTCCTAATGCAGAAGCCACTTTGTGGTGAGATGGACGAAGCTAATCAATTTGTGGAAGCGACAGAAAGAAGTCGTCTGACGGTGATGTGTCTCCCTCACGCAAGTGCCTCCATCGGCAAGGCGCGTCAATTGTTGGCAGAAGGCGCGATTGGCAGGGTTTCGGGGGCGCGATTCCGAAGCAGTCACGGCGGTCCCGAAATCTACTACGCAGAGATTCGAGACATTTTTGGTGAGAAAGATGACGATCTCTGGTTCTTTGATGCCAAACGAGCGAGCGTTGGAGCACTATTCGATATGGGGGTCTATGCTGTCTCCGGATTGGTCACAATGCTAGGAACGTTTAAGCGTGTCACCGGTTTCGTAGCTACCTTTGATAAACCGACTGAATTGGAAGATGTGGCGACCCTCGTTCTAGAGATGGAATCAGGGGGTATCGTCACCGCTGAAACAAGCTGGTGTGATCCCGCTCGGACGTGGGGTGCAAGCATTCACGGCACGGCAGGCAAACTCACACTACCGGGGGAGGATGGGGCTGCGTTGAGTCAATGGACGCCAACATCTTACACCCGCGAAACAGCGCCGGTGGACCTGAAAGCCATTGATTGTTCAGACGCTGACCTCGGCGATATGCACACGCATTTTGCAGAATGTATCCGCGATGGCAAGCAGCCCCCACTGTCGCACGTTTATGCAGCGCGTCATGTTACTGAGATTTTGTTAGCTGGCATGGCATCCGCTCGGACCGGCAGCGCAGTTGAATTAACGACCAGAGCAGATTCGTAA
- a CDS encoding LamG domain-containing protein yields EFTISLWVKAQSTPNLNQRMFSNESFPGGDGSRNIVWELNFGAGETGRIVFGADGCCKWADAPAPRDKLTDDVWHHVVGLWKQPSLLVYTDGRKGLDKCFDGDSPNGDDPCNALPDLKAAGDPFIIGTRPNDTGNFNGLMDDVALLDRALSEDEIRTIMDDGLEAGALAVSPKGKATTTWGAIKSRNTRENFSR; encoded by the coding sequence ACGAGTTTACCATATCCTTGTGGGTTAAGGCACAATCTACCCCCAACTTGAATCAACGTATGTTTTCAAACGAATCGTTTCCGGGCGGAGACGGGAGCCGGAATATCGTCTGGGAACTTAACTTCGGCGCAGGAGAGACAGGGCGTATCGTTTTCGGTGCCGATGGGTGTTGCAAGTGGGCTGATGCTCCAGCACCACGCGACAAGCTAACGGATGACGTGTGGCATCATGTCGTTGGGCTATGGAAACAACCGTCTTTGCTCGTTTACACCGATGGCAGAAAAGGACTCGACAAATGTTTCGATGGGGATAGCCCAAATGGTGACGACCCGTGTAACGCACTGCCAGACCTCAAGGCAGCCGGAGATCCATTCATCATTGGTACCCGTCCGAATGATACCGGTAATTTTAACGGGCTCATGGACGATGTCGCGCTGCTCGATCGTGCATTGAGTGAAGACGAAATTCGGACCATCATGGACGATGGACTTGAGGCAGGTGCACTTGCTGTTAGCCCGAAAGGCAAAGCTACCACAACTTGGGGTGCCATCAAGAGTCGAAATACTCGAGAGAATTTTAGCAGGTAG
- a CDS encoding phytanoyl-CoA dioxygenase family protein: MLTQEQIDFYNENGYLGVENVLSTEEVADLQRATDEFVEKSREVTEHTDIFDLEPGHTSENPRVRRIKNPVMHHIVYEQTLRHDRILNIVEQLIGPGVSHNGHKLNMKYPEFGSPVEWHQDWAFYPYTNDDLLAVGVAIDDMSLENGCLMVIPGSHKGPTYDHHQNGIFVGAVTDPNFSSDNAVPVQVKAGGISIHHVRTLHGSAPNKSSNPRRLLLLQYCALDAWPIHGGDWNVFKSFALRGEPTNQPRVVSTPVRIPQPSSDRTGSIYEVQTLLDNPIFAQKKAK, encoded by the coding sequence ATGCTAACCCAAGAACAGATTGACTTTTACAACGAAAATGGTTATCTCGGTGTCGAAAATGTACTGTCAACAGAAGAGGTTGCTGACCTTCAGCGTGCCACAGATGAGTTTGTTGAGAAATCCCGTGAGGTCACTGAACATACCGATATATTTGACCTTGAACCGGGGCATACTTCGGAAAACCCGCGCGTGCGCCGGATCAAAAATCCCGTTATGCACCACATCGTCTATGAGCAGACGTTACGCCACGATCGGATCCTCAATATCGTCGAACAGTTGATTGGACCCGGCGTGAGCCATAATGGCCACAAACTCAACATGAAGTACCCTGAATTCGGCAGTCCCGTCGAATGGCATCAGGATTGGGCGTTCTATCCTTATACCAATGACGACCTGCTAGCGGTGGGTGTGGCGATTGACGATATGTCGCTAGAAAACGGTTGTCTGATGGTTATCCCCGGCTCCCATAAGGGACCGACCTATGACCATCACCAAAATGGTATCTTCGTCGGTGCGGTAACAGATCCCAATTTTAGTTCCGATAACGCCGTTCCCGTTCAGGTCAAAGCCGGAGGCATTTCGATTCACCATGTTCGCACGCTGCACGGTTCCGCCCCCAATAAGTCCAGCAACCCCCGCCGTCTACTGTTGCTCCAGTATTGTGCGCTTGACGCTTGGCCCATACATGGTGGGGATTGGAATGTTTTCAAATCCTTCGCGCTGCGTGGCGAACCCACGAATCAACCGCGTGTCGTTTCCACTCCTGTTCGCATTCCTCAGCCGTCTTCGGACCGAACGGGATCGATCTACGAGGTGCAAACGCTTCTAGACAATCCTATCTTTGCGCAGAAGAAGGCCAAATAA